Proteins co-encoded in one Nicotiana sylvestris chromosome 7, ASM39365v2, whole genome shotgun sequence genomic window:
- the LOC138873139 gene encoding uncharacterized protein: protein MPGYAKFMKDLVTKKRSMGCETIKMTHQVSAIVHSMAPKLEDPVFKTLGIGKPRLTSMRLQMADKMMKRPLGIIDDVLVQVDKFILQADFVILDCEVDYEVSIILGRPFRATVKALVDVEA from the exons atgccgggctatgctaaattcatgaaggacttggtgacaaagaaacggTCCATGggttgtgaaactataaagatgactcaccaagttagtgctatagtgcattcaatggccccgaagcttgaagaccCCG ttttcaagactttgggtattgggaaaccaaggctgacttccatgagattgcaaatggctgaTAAaatgatgaagagaccattgggtattattgatgatgtccttgtccaGGTGGACAAGTTTATCTTGcaagctgattttgtgatcttggactgtgaggtggattatgaagtttcaatcatattggggagaccgtTCCGTGCTACAgtgaaggccttagttgatgtggaagcatga